One genomic segment of Acanthochromis polyacanthus isolate Apoly-LR-REF ecotype Palm Island chromosome 9, KAUST_Apoly_ChrSc, whole genome shotgun sequence includes these proteins:
- the LOC127535412 gene encoding E3 SUMO-protein ligase ZBED1-like encodes MLRYWHRSSSLRVLNQTKLRWITFFHLPHLELSASQSQLCILFLKICARTVWLKTLASGGCYIHWSRVTRSRSASTALDTAVPKMYDQVKKAVKTSLNAAQKVALTCDGWTSRATESYITITSHHISNDWEMVTHVLQTRAMHESHTGNNIADLLKRAIEEWGLQDKDPVIVTDNASNMSIAADLAKMMHFKCFAHTLNLASQRALKLPAVQRLLGRVRRITSFFRRSTIASHVLKEKQKLLNLQQHKLQTDVVTRWNSAHDMLQRFLEQQPAVTAALLSNEVRKNEKDISTLSEADITAAEEVVYAMKPMKIATVAMEEEKSPTLSAVAPVHAQLIQKLQESPSDSNITKEIKSVICQDLKKRYLDEQRETLHVCAALDPRFKALPFLSEDERQAVYDRVITEAARIEELFQQRGAEEDETVKAETQADGEEEDEDAGPEVLDVKDEGSSQDPEEEDLKQSRSFAAVSRSKKRSRDSCDLADLLGQTYASGTAKKLKTPENQAQEEMARFEDTAPMPIIKGSNPLNWWKEHECDFPLLSNLAKRYLCIPGTSVSSERVFSTVGDIITAQRSVLTPDHLDQILFLNKNLKTKEVKYKY; translated from the exons ATGCTGAGGTACTGGCACAGAAGCAGCTCCCTAAGAGTCCTGAACCAAACCAAACTACGCTGGATAACTTTCTTCCATTTACCTCACCTCGAGCTCAGCGCATCACAGAGTCaattgtgcattttatttttaaagatttgcgCCCGTACAGTGTGGTTGAAAACACTGGCTTCAGGTGGATGCTACATACATTGGAGCCGCGTTACAAGATCCCGCAGCGCGTCCACAGCTCTTGATACAGCTGTGCCCAAAATGTACGACCAGGTAAAGAAAGCGGTGAAAACGTCGCTGAACGCTGCGCAGAAAGTTGCCCTGACTTGTGACGGTTGGACGTCCAGAGCCACCGAGTCGTACATTACCATAACATCTCACCACATCTCCAACGACTGGGAAATGGTTACGCATGTTTTGCAGACGAGAGCAATGCATGAGAGCCACACCGGCAATAACATCGCGGATTTACTGAAAAGGGCAATAGAGGAATGGGGCCTACAAGATAAGGACCCAGTCATCGTCACAGACAACGCATCAAACATGAGCATTGCAGCAGACCTAGccaaaatgatgcattttaaatgCTTCGCGCACACCCTCAATTTAGCTTCCCAGCGCGCACTAAAGTTGCCCGCCGTCCAGCGCTTGCTGGGAAGAGTGAGACGCATTACCAGTTTTTTCAGACGCAGCACCATTGCCAGCCACgtactgaaagaaaaacaaaagctgctgaatctgcAACAGCACAAACTTCAGACTGACGTTGTCACCAGATGGAATAGCGCACATGACATGCTCCAGCGCTTCCTCGAGCAACAGCCAGCCGTCACTGCTGCCCTCCTCTCAAATGAGGTgagaaagaatgaaaaagaTATCAGCACTCTAAGCGAGGCCGACATTACAGCTGCAGAAGAAGTAGTCTATGCTATGAAGCCCATGAAGATTGCCACTGTTGCCATGGAAGAAGAGAAATCTCCAACATTGTCAGCAGTTGCACCAGTCCATGCCCAGTTGATTCAAAAACTCCAGGAGAGCCCAAGTGACTCTAATATAACAAAAGAGATCAAATCTGTCATATGCCAGGATCTTAAGAAGAGGTACTTAGATGAGCAGAGGGAGACACTTCATGTTTGTGCAGCTCTGGATCCCAGATTTAAGGCCTTGCCTTTTCTGTCTGAGGATGAACGCCAGGCCGTCTATGATAGAGTCATCACAGAGGCCGCAAGGATCGAGGAGCTATTTCAG cagagaggagctgaagaagatgagACAGTGAAGGCAGAGACTCAAGCTGAtggagaagaggaagatgaggatgcAGGGCCAGAGGTACTAGATGTTAAGGATGAAGGGAGCAGTCAAGATCCGGAGGAGGAGGATCTTAAGCAGTCAAGATCCTTTGCAGCCGTGTCCAGATCTAAGAAGAGATCCAGGGATTCTTGTGACCTTGCTGACCTTCTTGGTCAAACATATGCTTCAG GGACTGCAAAGAAGTTGAAGACACCAGAGAACCAGGCACAGGAGGAGATGGCAAGATTCGAGGACACTGCTCCGATGCCAATTATCAAAGGGTCCAATCCACTGAACTGGTGGAAAGAGCATGAATGCGATTTTCCCCTCCTGTCAAACCTTGCAAAGAGGTATTTGTGCATCCCTGGGACAAGTGTCTCCTCTGAGAGAGTTTTCTCTACTGTGGGGGACATTATCACCGCACAGAGGAGTGTACTTACCCCTGATCACCTTGATCAGATTCTTTTtctaaacaaaaatctaaaaacaaaagaagtaaAGTACAAGTACTAG